One Streptomyces umbrinus genomic window, GCGGACGGCCGGGAGAAGGAGTAGGCCATCGCGATCTCCTCGAAGTGACGGAGCGGATAGGTGAGAAGCATGACGGCGCTGTACACGGTGACCAGTTCGCCGACGGTGATCCGGCCGTCGCGAGCCAGGTTCACGCCGTGCCAGACGACGACGATCAGCAGCAGTCCGGGCAGCAGTACCTGGATCGCGGAGATCAGCGCCCACATGCGGGCGCTGCGCACGGCCGCGTGCCGGACCTCCTGCGAGGCGCGGCGGTAGCGGTCGAGGAACAGCTCCTCGCCGCCGATGCCGCGCAGCACGCGCAGACCCGCGACGGTGTCCGAGGCGAGCTCGGTGGCGTGTCCCGCCTTCTCGCGCTGGAAGTCGGCGCGCCGGGTCGCCCGGGGCAGCAGGGGCAGCACCGCGAGCGCCAGGACGGGCACACCCACGGCGACGACGACGCCGAGCGCCGGCTGGTAGACCACCAGGGCGACGCAGACGAACACGATCGTGACCGCTGCCGCGGTGAACCGCGACACGGCCTCCACGAACCAGCCGATCTTCTCCACGTCACCGGTCGAGACCGCGACGATCTCACCTGCCGCCACGCGCCGTGTCAGCGCGGAGCCCAGCAGGGCGGTCCTGCGCGCCAGGAGCTGCTGGACGCGTGCGGCCGCGGTGATCCAGTTGGTGACCGCGGCCCGGTGGAGCATGGAGTCGCCCAGCGCGATACCTACCCCGCACAGCGCCATCAGCCCGCCCGCCATGCCGAGCCGCGCACCGGAGCGCTCCACGACGGCCTGGACGGCGAAGCCCACACAGAAGGGCAGTCCGGACACGGACAGGAAGTGCATCAGCCCCCAGGCCAGGGCCTTCGCCTGTCCGCCGAGCTGATTCCGGCCGAGCCACACCAGGAACCGGGGCCCCGAGCGTGCGTCGGGCACACCCGGGTCGGGATACGGAAGGTCTTGAATCTGCATGACGTCCCAGGGGGGTCGTTGAACGGAGTGGGGGAGGCAACAAACCGTGAAAGGTTCGCGTCACAGCGTGTCCGCAGGCAAACGGTTTTCCGCCGCGAGGCAAAGATTCGGCCCGGACCGCCCGCATATCGCCCGGAAGCCGGGGGGCCGGACGCAATCGTCCGGATCGTGGTGCGACGATGGACCGATGCGAATAGGCGGTGCGACGCGAACAGGCGGTGCGATGCGTACGACGGCCGCGGCCGCGGTGTCCGGTGCCCTTCTGATGTCCCTGGCGGCCTGCGGCGGTTCGGACGGCGGGAGCGGGAAGAAGAGCGACGGACAGGCCGGCGACGGGACCGGGACCGGGCAGGCGCGCACCGTCGACCTCAAGGCCATCCCCGACATCGGCGACAAGCTGCAGAAGCAGATCCCCTCGGGTTCCCGCCAGGTCGTGGCCGTCTATGGAGAGGGCGAGAACTCGGCGGACTCCACGATCGTCCTCTACACCAAGTCCGGCTCCACCTGGGACAAGACCCGCAGTTGGAAGGGCCACAACGGCAAGAAGGGCTGGACGACCAACCACCGCGAGAACGACAAGCGCAGCCCCGTCGGGGTCTTCACGCTCAGCGACGCGGGCGGCGTCCTCACCGACCCCGGTGCCAAGCTTCCGTACACCGAGTCGGCGGGCTTCCAGGCCCCGCACTACTGGGCCAAGTCGCACTGGAACGACTTCGACTACGTCATCGCCATCGACTACAACCGCGTCAAGGGCACTTCACCGAACGACCCGACCCGCCCCCAGGGCCAGTCCAAGGGCGGCAGCATCTGGCTGCACATGGACCACGGCAGCGGTACGTCGGCCTGTGTGAGCCTGCCCAAGTCCGGCATGGAGTACCTGCTGCGCACCCTCGACCCGGACCAGAAACCGGTCGTGGTGATGGGCGACAAGGCCAACCTCAAGGCCGCCTGACCGCCCGTCACCGGCCACCGCGCCCTCAGCAGTACCACCTGCCCCCAGCCGTACCAACACGTCCTCAGCCGTACCACCGTGGCCGCTCAGTAGTAGTGGCGAAGCGACGGCCACAGGCGTGACCACGGCTGCGTCGTCCCAGAGCACAACACCACGGCCGCGCCCTGCTCCTCGTTCTCCACGCCGTGCCCGTTGTCCACGCGCGCGACGCGACGGCAGTCGGTGAAGTACCGCTCGATGCCGTCCGCGTCCTCCTGCCGGACGACGAGCACCGGTCCGT contains:
- a CDS encoding ABC transporter transmembrane domain-containing protein; translation: MQIQDLPYPDPGVPDARSGPRFLVWLGRNQLGGQAKALAWGLMHFLSVSGLPFCVGFAVQAVVERSGARLGMAGGLMALCGVGIALGDSMLHRAAVTNWITAAARVQQLLARRTALLGSALTRRVAAGEIVAVSTGDVEKIGWFVEAVSRFTAAAVTIVFVCVALVVYQPALGVVVAVGVPVLALAVLPLLPRATRRADFQREKAGHATELASDTVAGLRVLRGIGGEELFLDRYRRASQEVRHAAVRSARMWALISAIQVLLPGLLLIVVVWHGVNLARDGRITVGELVTVYSAVMLLTYPLRHFEEIAMAYSFSRPSAKRAARVLSLERATDGEGSRGAVVPAGDLYDPATGLLAPAGRLTAVVCGDPDVAGVLAERLGGHAADSSELPSALVGGVPLDELPLDSARSAVLVQDKDPVLLSGTLRELLDVPASGDVSAEKALAAAQCGDVLDALAQGSLDATDPMDARITERGRSLSGGQRQRLALARSLITDPEVLVLDEPTSAVDSHTEARIADGVRSLRQGRTTVVFTSSPLLLDHADRVVLVHEGEVAAVGVHRELLHSEPRYRAVVTRETEDEAGAHELGRLRELEEIEETA